The following nucleotide sequence is from Burkholderia gladioli.
GCGTGATGGGGCAGCGGCGCCTGCCCGGCCCGCCCGCACGGTCCGAATGCGGCCCTTGCGCGAGGCGGATGCGACGCGCCCGGCGGCCGAGGCGCCGAACGAGCCGATGGAGGGCAGCGCGTGATTTCGAGGCTCAAGTGGTGGCGCCGCGGCGACCAGCCGAAAATGCGCAAGGCGGAGATCGAATACATGAGCGACATGCGCGCGGCCTTGCTCACGCAATCGTCGCCGGGCTCGAAGCTGATGCTCTACGTGGTGGCCGCGCTGCTCGTCGCGTTCCTGATCTGGGCCCGCTTTGCGCGCGTGGAGGAGATCACGCAAGGCGAGGCCACCGTCATTTCGCGTAGCCGTGAACAGGTGATCCAGAGCCTCGAAGGCGGCATCCTGGAGGAGATGAACGTGCGCGAGGGCGATATCGTCAAGAAAGGCCAGATGCTGCTGAAGATCGATCCGACCCGAGCGCAGACCAGCTACCGCGAAGCTTATTCGAAGGCGGTCGGTTTGAAGGCCACGCTGGCGCGGCTGCGCGCGGAAGCGTTCTCGCAGCCGCTGGTGTTTCCGCCGGCGGTGCGCGGCGAGACCGAGGTGGTGCAGATGGAAACCAAGGCCTACAACTCGCGGCGGCACGCGCTCGACGAGTCCATCGCCGCGCTGGAGCGCAGCTACGTATTGCAGCAGAAGGAAATCGCGCTGGCCGAGCCGCTGGCTGCCAAGGGGCTGATGTCCGACGTCGAATTGCTGAGGATGAAGCGCACCGCGAACGAATTGCAGTCGCAGATGGTCGAGCGTCGCAATCGCTACCAGGCCGACGCGAATTCCGAACTGACCAAGCTGGAGCTGGAACTCGCGCAGACCAACGAGTCGCTGGTTGGCCGTCGCGACGTGCTGTCGCGTACCACCGTGGTGGCGCCCGTCTACGGCACCGTGAAGAACGTGCGCGTGAATACGATCGGCGGGGTGATCCAGCCCGGCGAACACATCCTCGAGATCGTGCCGCTGGAAGATCAGCTTCTGGTCGAGGGCAAGATCAAGCCGTCGGACGTGGCTTTCCTGCGGCCGGGGCAGCCGGCGATGGTGAAGATCACGGCCTATGACTTCGGCATCTACGGCGGATTGAAGGGCAAGGTGAGCTACATCAGCCCCGACACGCTGAAGGATGACGCGAAGGCCGCCGCCGGCAAGGATGCGACCTTCTACCGTGTGCAGGTGCTGACCGACCGCGCTTATCTCGAGGCCGGCGGGAAGCAGCTGCCGATCATGCCGGGCATGATCGCCCGCGTCGAAATCCGCACCGGCGAAAAAACCATACTCGATTTTCTGCTGAAGCCGATCTTCAAGGCGCAGGAAGCGTTCCGGGAGCGATAAGCCATGCCAGCCATCCACCCGTGCCGCGATCCGTTCGCGTGCGAAGGCTTCTCGACCGAGCTGCCGTTGCGGCGCACCACCTTGTCCCTCTTGTTGGCCACCGGCGTGTTCGCCGGTGCGCACGCCGCGCCGGCGAGCGCGGCAAGCCATCCGCCGAGCGCCGCCGGCGCGCGCTTCGATGCGACGATGTCGGGGCCGATCCCGACCGGCGAGGTCGTGACGATCTCCTTGTCCGATGACGAGACGAGCGGCCTGAGCGAAGTCGAGCTGGAGGCGCGTCGACAGCGGCGCGAGGCACGCACCGCGCGTGCCTTGAGGATCGCGGCCACGTGGCGCAAGCCGCGTGAGGCGACGACGCACGGGCCGCTTGCGCCGCCGGCAAGCGAGCCGCCTCGTCGCCGTCCTTCCGGCGCCTTGCCGAGCATCGATGCACCCGCGATGCCCACCGAGCCTGTCGTCGGTCCGTCGCCCAGGCTCTCGAATGCTTCGGCATCGAACGAGGGCATCATGCCGGCTGCGCAACCCGTGCAAACCGTGATGCTTCCAGGCGCCTCGCCCCAGGCTGCGGAGCCCGCGTCGCCGGCCGGCCCGGATTGGGCGACCGCAACCCGCCAAGCCGAAGCGCGCATGCGAACGCGAGCCCGCACGCACACGGCGGCGACAAACGAATCGACATCCCCGCCCGCCGAGGTATCGAAGGGCGGCGCCTCGCTGGCGTCGGCCGAAACCGGGCGGGTCACATTGGCGGCGATGCTCGGCAAGGAGCGCGTCGCGCGCAACTTCCCCGGGCGCCGCGACCGCTTGCATCTTGCCGATCCCGGCCGGGTCTCGCCACCGCGACAGTCATCTCCGCTTTCCACGCTGGCCGAATACTGGGCGGCCGATCCCGCCGCGGCCGGCGGCGTCGTCTCCCTTTCCCCGCAAGCCGATTTGCGGCCGATCTTCCTTGCCGCGGTGGAAGCCGCTTTCGATCGCAGTCCACAGGTGCAGTTCGCCTATGCCTCCTACCAGGCGCAGCTTGCCGATGTCGACGAAGTCAAGGGCAGGCGCTGGCCGCAACTGCAATTCGCATCGCGTTCGAAGGCGGTCGAGTTCGCCGGCCCCGCGAGCAACGCGCCGGGCCGTGGCACGGCGATCACCGTGAATCTCACCACCTCGCTGTTCGACTGGGGCTACCTGTCGAAGACCATCGAGAGCCGCAAGGAGACCGCCGACGCGGGCAAG
It contains:
- a CDS encoding HlyD family type I secretion periplasmic adaptor subunit; amino-acid sequence: MSDMRAALLTQSSPGSKLMLYVVAALLVAFLIWARFARVEEITQGEATVISRSREQVIQSLEGGILEEMNVREGDIVKKGQMLLKIDPTRAQTSYREAYSKAVGLKATLARLRAEAFSQPLVFPPAVRGETEVVQMETKAYNSRRHALDESIAALERSYVLQQKEIALAEPLAAKGLMSDVELLRMKRTANELQSQMVERRNRYQADANSELTKLELELAQTNESLVGRRDVLSRTTVVAPVYGTVKNVRVNTIGGVIQPGEHILEIVPLEDQLLVEGKIKPSDVAFLRPGQPAMVKITAYDFGIYGGLKGKVSYISPDTLKDDAKAAAGKDATFYRVQVLTDRAYLEAGGKQLPIMPGMIARVEIRTGEKTILDFLLKPIFKAQEAFRER